A segment of the Branchiostoma floridae strain S238N-H82 chromosome 10, Bfl_VNyyK, whole genome shotgun sequence genome:
CaagcatgttagaaacatttttaaCATATCAAAGTCATTACTTctgatagtttctaaactgtttcaACATAGATTCaccatttgtgatcacatgtgatcacatgttcaaacattgaaacaatatgatgaaactgggtcagtgggatAGGAAGAGGGCAATTTACACTTCcttgccaagtacaggaaattgtgtctgtctgacagcttcTCACAAAGGAGTCACCAttgtctactaaagaaaatataaaaatacaagacccaaacaaaaggcccagcttagcagcttggttaattggggtaataaaagttttcatggagggaacaaatgacagaaattgttggaacatgtaatcacatgttccaacaataacaaaaacacatagatgtttctaaattgttctaaataaagagatatttgtaccattactttcccaatgtttccaacatatccatataggttcaaacatgttcaaactttcattttcaattgtttgcacaatttagaactttagtgactgaaatatccTTTTACTTAGGAAGGTTCAAACttaatacaaatattatttcaaaaccctctcggtgactcggaatggactctaattgTAAAAGTTTTACAATAGATATAATGTTAATGACCGTTGTTAGACTAATATATGTGGAGACCAACAGATAAAAGATTAAGCACGCTATAGGAAATACATCCAATCTAATAACAAAATACAAGTAGAATTTTTACAATAGATATAAATTCTGCTAATTACCGTTGCTTGACGCAAAGACAAATTACATCACTTAGGTCAGTTCTATAAAAatgtataagaaaaaaaagcaatgattTTTGGCAATTGTCCAAATGCTGCTTAAAAGTATAAAATGTACCATACGGTCTCTTATATTGTGACAGCATTCAAACCTGAGATCTAAATAAATGTCAGGGGACAGTACTCTATTGACCCTTTTACTACAGCGCGCGCTGAAAAGTGTGCGCGtcagaagtgatgtatgttcaTGTCCCCTTCAGATATGGTAGGTACATACGTGCCACAGGTGAAAAAGAACCAGGTGCAAAATACTCCCTATTAGGCATATTTGCATTCAACTCTCTCCAGGCATCAGTAGACCTGTCATAAACATACACCAGATGTATGTATCCTTCCTGGGAGTCACTATCACAGATTAACAATATATGCAGCTGGTTCTCTACTACGAAAAGAATTGGCAGACTATCAATATGAAGACTTTCTGGATTAGGGTTTGGCCAGCCTTGTAGTTCCTGCCAGCtgtctgactctgtgtcgtacaccataGTGTAAGTGAATTCATCATCTatgcagaaaatctctgttcccattGCAACGGCTGTACAGACCTCAATGTACGGTGGGGTCCGCTCGCTCCAACGGTCCTGGCTCGAAACATAGCAATACACGTCTGAATCTGTGAGGAAGTAGAGGTGTGAACCGCAGGACAATGTTGCACTGTAGCATAAATTTTCGTTGAATTGTAGTGATGAACACTCTTGCCATTGATTTGTGTCATGGTTGTACTTTCTCATCTGCAGCAATGGCCTGTCTATTTCACGATCAACAGCAAGGTAGTACAAGTTCATATCAACTTCCAAAAGCAGTTCCTGGCAGTGAGAAAAAGCATGAACCGGTCCCTGAGGTATTGAGGAGACACCTGCTTGCTCCCACACATTCTTCGCATGGTTGTACTTGAACAGGGACACCTGATTCTCATTTTCTAATACCGTAGTTTCCAGGATGTAAATGTCGTCatcactggtgactgtcatgGCAGAGAACTCAGGCATGTCTTCACGACTGTACCTCAGGCTGATGTACTTCCCGTCCTGAGGGTTCATGAAAAGGAGCTCTTTTGATCTGAAGAGGGATAAAATACATcacaaactgtaaaaaaaatcaagactgCAAATTTTTACAGGATGAGGCCAAAATCACAGCCTGTACTGTTGTAATCTACGAAATCTTATCTGGTAGCCCCTTGCAAAAAGTTTTTATGTATAAGTTGCAATTAGATGTAAATGACACCTACTAGTAGGGTACATGACTGACACAATGGAAATATGTAAGACGAGAAAATATATTGCACAAGGATTATTCACAATTATCCAAGTCAAACgaataagtactagtatatactgaCCCACAGTACAGAATAGCCATTTCTGTAGTCATTCCAAGCCTCGGTTTCAGCTTGGGGTTCCCTTTCTGTACCACATTCCTGATGACCTTGGAACTCCCAAGATGCTCCCTGACCAGggggtgatccaagatggctgccatgtcatctgaggtcagcaggttgaagcggatgtgagggaggatgctgggtaggagATGCCGTCTGTAGGGTACATAGGGGCTTCTTAATCAAACAAGTTTTGACATCATCTATTTACATGTCTAGTACATGTTAAACCACAATATTTACCTATAGATcactgacacacacctgtcctccctgctgtgctgcacccatctcaccatagcctcccacactgttgtctcctctttaacatccagctcatcgtggctgatgatctcagtcagctgattcacactgAGGCTGCACAACTCCTCGCTGGAGGTAACCTATGTTGGTGCAGAGTATGTATGTACAGGAAGTGTGTGACACCTTCTGACATATAAGAATCTACAAGTGTTACTGTATATTACAACTTGtatatgctgttttttttttaaagcaaatgCTTTATTAAAGAAAAGCATCTGCACAAGTATAGCCAGTATGattactcatttgcataacacaccagctacaaTGCACTAAATGCAGGCACGCCGCACAGCAGCAACAGTTTATAATTAGACTAAAATTCGTCACACCCAACTTTTGCACATCAAAAATGTTAATAGAGATGTAGCTTGATTGATCTTGAACAATTGTTTTTCCAATGCTCTTTGTAATACAGTAAACTATCCTACCAGCTTGGTCCGGAGTACCTGTCCAAAATCCACCTGTAtacaaatgtgtttttcttaTATTCTATGATTTCATTATTTGGTTTTACTCAACATTACCTTTGTTATATGCTTTGCATGTCTGTAATTGttccaatgtttgtttgttttctcagTTTGTTTTTGATGACGACACGATAATATTATCAAGCATGTTGAGCTTGAGGGTGtcgccatcatgttatgtacttcatatgttgtacaaaatgctgGGTCTATTTTCCTTAAAATATTACAGTACCTTACTGCACACTTGATTTCCTATTTCATATCATATAGTTTCTGTAGTCCTTAGTTGCAGACTTGCAGTGTGTATGCAATATGAATACGAAATGTGATTGTTACATGTTGCATTTGAGACACATGTCTAACCCAATATGAAGACTAACCATAGTAAAGTGTCTGGCGATCCCCCGCAGACAAGCTTTTCGGACACTATCAACggagaagacatcagcaaacttgtacaggtccacacaggtggagcacccaacgttcatggccatgtagctgctgcaggtgtctctcacatagtccagttggaggaggtcagctgcctggtacaggggctgcactttgtccagggacacgtggagggttcccgagtagatgtaactcaggatctccctgaacatgcctgcatccaaaccctgtaaaacaatataacataaaattgttcaatgtactagtatgccatatactagtagtgtatCATAATCAGGATAAAATGTTATCTAGCAGggaaatatatatcacaaattctCATAGGACTGCAAATTTCATCACATTCTTTTATTGAACATACATAAtcagtactacattgtatttgaacatataGTAACATGTCACTGATAAAAATTCTGTTAAAGTTGTTATGGATGctcataatgataatatttgGCCATCAaagttgacctttaacccccAAATACCAATCAGGTCaggaagtggggaggggggcatagcgACGGGGCAAATTAAAGCGAAGTTAAACATTTGTTGGTTTTGATAAACCAAGGGtttcaattgtttgtttgtttttgttttttttctaggaCACATAGTACATTTGAAGGGTCATTATTTTGCTCTATTCTTACCACACGTTACGacaaccctacctgtaaaacaaccatcttctgacgactttccgccatgtcacttgtaaacatggccctgaagtaggggctggccgcggacagaacaagccgatggcagggaaaccgccggccctcgacttcaaggacgacatcctgcagtaccccagccttttgtaagtcgcccacagttccaagaaacccgtgcagatagctctcgtcttggtaggaacgaggacgaactgcgcttacggtctcattgatgtattactccgcgagtggacaccctaaaagagatccgagccaaaaacgaacggctgcacggacgcatgtttttagcggtgagaaattcccttttagccagcggaactgatctcaaaagttagattggtgaaagcttatttgtaactgaagaaattggCAGGTAAAGTTtagcagccgcgcgctaggtcggaggtacacagtcgtgggttctgagtggtgcggttgtacaatagcagcgaaaaagtgccttttgtggggattgactaatcgtagtttgtaattgctataaaaaaagttcctacgtatagtttacattggcaattttttcccacgatatagggtaaatgtgctcgacatagaatgaaaaatctgctgaaatttcacgtagcttcattatgaacgcgcccatttaaaccacgaattaatacatagaagtctatgggaagaagaaactcatcaatgagaccttaagtggggttcttggtctgcggcagccatgttgatgacgaCAGAATGACAACCAGGTCAAAGGGTAGATTGACCTGACAAACACTGATTACCCACAATGTAGCAGTGTGTTGCTGTCATCTCTCGAGATCATGGAAGGATAAATGCCAGCATTATAGTGAGGCGTAAATAATTGATAAATGTACCGCTGAAAGGAAGGTTCTGTTTCACGaagaaggaacaacagaggatgtataaaggtacatagcggcagtcaattgtgccgtgtttcgttcggacccccctcccaaccacgcgcccgttcttcgtgcaagagagacaaaataaagAGAGGCAAGAGAGACAAAATACtatgagcgaggctattgacacattcagtgcactatttttttttttacactagaCACaactaaaatgagaaaatcttacgattatatttgacagtcaacgctctgaaaatacaaatggcattctgtgcccatcatcaaccccaaatacgatctttttcacgcgTTTACGGCAccattttaaacatcggaatgtACTGGCATACAATAAGgagctagttttactgtcaccgtaTATGATCATGTTGGCTCGGTTTTGGAACAAaatttcagctgtgtttacggACAAATTCCTGCCGTTTGGGacaatttgcggcctcaaaacttatttCACAAGTGAAGcaaagttatagttgttgttttacccccatcatttttaatgtgaaggaaatattcttccgagtcgctgccgatagcgcaatttggaaccacacggccgaaatgacctgttttgtggtcagtgttattctTGGTTTATGATGTTAACAGAGagtttaaaagttgtttataaacatatatatatcaaatggatgttcaaaaaggtaaaaggacaattgaaaaaaaaaaaaaactagagttcggcgacctcatacctccatgaaaatttagagctttcgtaaatttcatgcaattgactaagacattaacataatttatgcatggtgttgttcatcattgacaaacgtacacgtcaCAATTATAAACTTCCCATTATTAAttataaagcggttttgcaattttatataaattatgcaaataagtttctcattaccatatttggtatctgcttatattccatctatcataattaacatgtgttacatttattaaagtccagttattgaaaacaatggaattatacaatttcctcattaattatgcaaattaagtcctcacttgcataacatgtatatcattatgaacatctttgcctaaggtcccgcatgcctaatatgatgccaatccgtcaatcctttctgcagttatcctctttggagtgtcttgacaaaaacagcccctgcagttcccgaattaaatgttaggggactgaaacttgccccaatttgtcatgacactaaaagctatctacaacccaaatttcaagaccatatcacatcaaagacaagagatacaatgttgttattaattatgcaaatttgctcctattttgcatcattagtatttcattttgtacaacattgtccgaggtacctacataccaaaaatcaggaaaatccgttgttcccttcttgagttatcctcttcagaagtttttgacaaaaatgcccctgatATCCCAAAACTacacgctagggggcccaaacttatgtcatttcttactgagcacaagagctatctaatactcaaaaatcgtgaccatagtaTGTTCAGAACATCGAAATAGCAAACcaggaagttgcgctgcagtaccaagggaagccgctagggggcccaaaatctaatcatttccagcttttatcacacactaccaacacaccaagtatgaaaccaatccacccaaccgttcatgagttattttgtttacacacacaaacacagacacacagacaaacgctgggtaaaatagagttcggcgacctcatacctccatgaacatttagagctttcgtaaatttcatgcaattgactaacacattaacataatttatgcatggtattgttcatcattgactaacgtacacatgtcacaattattaaattcccattattaatcataaagcagttttgcaatttttacataaattatgcaaataagttcctcattagcatatttggtatctgcatatattctacctatcataattaatgtgtgttacatttattgaagtccagttattgaaaacaatggaattatacaatttcctaattaataatgcaaattaagtcctcatttgcataacatgtatatcattataaacatctttgcctaaggtacccgcatgcctaatattttgccaatccatcaatccattctgcagttatcctctttagaatgtcttgacaaaaacgcccctgcagttccgaaattaaatgttaggggccttaaacctgccccactttgtcatgacactgcaagctatctaccagccaaatggcaagaccatatcacaatcaggacaagagatacattgaaaaaactgccatgaaataatatcctcattaattatgcaaatgtactcctattttgcataataagtattttatttgtacaacattgtctaaggtacctacataccaaaaatcatgaaaatctgttgttcccttcttgagttatcctcgtcagaagtttttcacaaaaatgcccctgctatccccaaagtagaggctagggggcccaaagttacgtcattttttttcctgagcacaagagctatctaatacttaaaaatcttgaccatagcatgttcagaacaccgagatagcaaaaccggaagttgcgctgcagtaccaaggtcacacaccagggggcccaaaattgaccttgacattcgtcttcccaacccctacctacataccaaatgtcatcgtagtccatcaagaggttctcaagttatgatgagcacaaatatgcggacacacagacacacaaacacacacacacacagacacacacag
Coding sequences within it:
- the LOC118423810 gene encoding kelch repeat and BTB domain-containing protein 8-like; the protein is MAMNVGCSTCVDLYKFADVFSVDSVRKACLRGIARHFTMVTSSEELCSLSVNQLTEIISHDELDVKEETTVWEAMVRWVQHSREDRRHLLPSILPHIRFNLLTSDDMAAILDHPLVREHLGSSKVIRNVVQKGNPKLKPRLGMTTEMAILYCGSKELLFMNPQDGKYISLRYSREDMPEFSAMTVTSDDDIYILETTVLENENQVSLFKYNHAKNVWEQAGVSSIPQGPVHAFSHCQELLLEVDMNLYYLAVDREIDRPLLQMRKYNHDTNQWQECSSLQFNENLCYSATLSCGSHLYFLTDSDVYCYVSSQDRWSERTPPYIEVCTAVAMGTEIFCIDDEFTYTMVYDTESDSWQELQGWPNPNPESLHIDSLPILFVVENQLHILLICDSDSQEGYIHLVYVYDRSTDAWRELNANMPNREYFAPGSFSPVARMYLPYLKGT